A window of the Helianthus annuus cultivar XRQ/B chromosome 4, HanXRQr2.0-SUNRISE, whole genome shotgun sequence genome harbors these coding sequences:
- the LOC118491719 gene encoding uncharacterized protein LOC118491719 gives MSELVAMCVQEEERMRLDRTTDVANFTTSNSKKRKNNHQRKDASKVQRSNPNTSAPSSSKNSLGRIRYKFCKKAGHMQKECPDFKEWLAKKGIPFNPEAGKKPKNA, from the exons atgagtgagctggttgctatgtgcgtacaggaggaagagcgtatgaggtTGGATCGCACTACCGATGTTGCTAATTTCActacctccaactctaagaaaaggaagaacaatcatcagagaaaggatgcttcaaaagtccaaaggtctaatcctaatacaagtgcaccttccagctctaagaactccttaggcagaatCCGCTACAAGTTCTGTAAAAAGGCAGGacatatgcagaaggaatgccctgactttaaggagtggctggctaagaaag ggattcctttcaatccggaagctggaaagaaaccaaagaacgcttaa